One window of the Peromyscus maniculatus bairdii isolate BWxNUB_F1_BW_parent chromosome 18, HU_Pman_BW_mat_3.1, whole genome shotgun sequence genome contains the following:
- the LOC102925868 gene encoding olfactory receptor 6C76, translated as MRNRTSVTYFILLGLTDDPELQVVIFFFLFLTYVLSITGNLTIIILTLLDSHLKTPMYFFLRNFSFLEISFTSVCNPRFLVSILTGDKSISYNACVAQLFFFIFLGSTEFFLLASMSYDRYVAICKPLHYTTIISKKICHQLIISSWLAGFLVIFPPLAMGLELDFCDSNIIDHFTCDSAPLLQISCTDTRTLELMSFILALITLMTTLTLIIVSYIYILITILKFPSSKQRKRAFSTCSSHMIVISISYGSCIFMYVKTSAKAGVALTKGVAMLNTSVAPMLNPFIYTLRNQQVKQAFKDLMRKVFASKTLM; from the coding sequence ATGAGAAACAGAACATCAGTGACATACTTCATCCTCCTGGGTCTGACAGATGATCCTGAGCTTCaggttgtgattttcttttttctgtttctcacatATGTGCTGAGCATTACTGGAAATTTAACCATCATCATACTCACTCTGCTGGATTCCCACCTGAAGACCcccatgtatttcttcctcaGGAATTTCTCCTTCTTGGAAATTTCATTTACTTCTGTCTGTAACCCTAGGTTTTTGGTCAGCATCCTAACTGGAGACAAATCAATCTCCTATAATGCTTGTGTTGCTCaactatttttcttcatttttcttggcTCAACAGAGTTTTTCCTTCTGGCATCCATGTCCTATGATCGCTATGTGGCTATCTGCAAGCCACTCCACTATACAACCATCATCAGTAAAAAGATCTGCCACCAGCTCATCATCAGCTCCTGGCTGGCTGGGTTCCTGGTAATTTTTCCACCATTGGCCATGGGATTAGAGCTAGATTTCTGTGACTCCAACATTATTGACCACTTCACATGTGACTCTGCTCCTTTGCTCCAAATCTCCTGCACAGACACACGCACTCTAGAGCTCATGAGCTTTATATTGGCTTTGATCACGCTTATGACTACGCTGACGTTGATAATTGTCTCTTATATCTATATCCTCATAACTATTCTGAAATTTCCTTCAAGCAAACAAAGGAAAAGGGCCTTCTCAACCTGCTCCTCACACATGATTGTTATCTCCATATCCTATGGAAGCTGCATCTTCATGTATGTAAAAACATCTGCCAAGGCTGGAGTTGCCTTGACAAAGGGTGTGGCTATGCTCAACACCTCTGTTGCTCCCATGCTGAATCCTTTTATCTACACTTTAAGGAACCAGCAGGTGAAACAAGCCTTTAAGGATCTTATGAGAAAGGTATTTGCCTCAAAAACGCTGATGTGA
- the LOC102926185 gene encoding LOW QUALITY PROTEIN: olfactory receptor 6C65-like (The sequence of the model RefSeq protein was modified relative to this genomic sequence to represent the inferred CDS: deleted 1 base in 1 codon), whose translation MPNKTSITEFILLGLTDDPELQIVIFSFLLVTYLLSVSGNMTIITLTLSNVHLKTPMYFFLRNFSFLEISFTTVCIPRFLISIATGNTAISYNACMAQVFFLILLGATEFFLLAAMSYDRYVAICKPLHYTTIISNKVCNQLVIASWSAGFLIVFPPVIMGLQLEFCHFTCDSSPMLQLHCHFTCDSSPMLQIACTDTKVLELMAFFLAVFTLIVTLALVILSYTLILRTILKIPSAQQRKKAFSTCSSHMIVVSISYGSCIFMYVKTSAKEGVALSKGVAVLNTSVAPMLNPFIYTLRNQQVKQAFKDLTKKLLPSKEG comes from the exons ATGCCAAATAAGACATCTATCACAGAATTTATTCTTCTGGGACTTACAGATGACCCAGAGTTACAAattgtgatattttcttttttgctggTAACATACCTACTGAGTGTTAGTGGAAACATGACCATCATTACATTGACTCTGTCAAATGTTCACTTGAAAACTCCCATGTATTTCTTTCTCAGGAATTTCTCTTTCTTGGAAATCTCTTTTACAACAGTCTGCATTCCGAGATTTCTGATCAGCATTGCTACAGGGAACACAGCTATTTCCTACAATGCTTGCATGGCCCAAGTGTTTTTTTTGATCCTTCTGGGAGCAACAGAATTTTTTCTACTGGCTGCAATGTCCTATGATCgttatgtggccatctgcaaaccTCTGCACTACACAACTATCATTAGCAACAAAGTCTGCAATCAACTTGTAATTGCCTCCTGGTCAGCTGGTTTCCTCATCGTTTTCCCCCCAGTGATCATGGGCCTTCAACTGGAATTCTGTCACTTCACCTGTGACTCTTCTCCCATGCTGCAG TTGCACTGTCACTTCACCTGTGACTCTTCTCCCATGCTGCAGATTGCTTGCACAGATACAAAGGTTTTAGAGCTGATGGCATTTTTCTTAGCAGTATTTACTCTCATAGTAACTTTGGCCTTGGTGATTCTCTCCTACACACTCATCCTTAGAACAATTCTGAAGATAccctctgcacagcaaaggaaaaaggccttTTCCACTTGTTCCTCCCACATGATTGTGGTTTCCATTTCATATGGAAGCtgcatttttatgtatgtaaaaACATCTGCTAAAGAAGGTGTGGCACTAAGTAAAGGGGTGGCTGTGCTCAACACCTCTGTAGCTCCCATGCTGAATCCCTTCATTTACACCCTAAGGAACCAGCAGGTCAAGCAGGCATTCAAGGACCTCACCAAAAAATTACTACCTTCAAAGGAGGGCTGA